A window from Alloyangia pacifica encodes these proteins:
- a CDS encoding flagellar FliJ family protein, translating to MATEATRRRLRALQVMERLKSLETERQAAETGAIRARMDRLENDKTALLERLSGESRIDGLEGAPYLGRFIRSIRAEVDRISNDAAKLAPELARSEEKLRAALAEQKTYEILRLKRLAEEREARAKREADAQDELSLLRWNRTG from the coding sequence ATGGCCACTGAAGCCACCCGGCGACGCCTGCGCGCGCTACAGGTGATGGAGCGCCTCAAGTCGCTCGAGACCGAGCGGCAGGCGGCAGAGACCGGCGCGATCCGCGCGCGCATGGACAGGCTCGAAAACGACAAGACGGCGCTGCTGGAGCGGCTCTCCGGCGAGTCGCGGATCGACGGGCTCGAGGGCGCCCCTTACCTTGGGCGTTTCATCCGCTCAATCCGCGCCGAGGTCGACCGCATCTCAAACGACGCCGCCAAGCTGGCACCCGAGCTTGCCCGCTCCGAGGAGAAGCTGCGCGCCGCGCTGGCCGAGCAGAAGACCTACGAGATCCTCCGTCTCAAGCGCCTCGCCGAAGAGCGCGAGGCGCGTGCCAAGCGCGAGGCAGACGCGCAGGACGAGCTGTCGCTGCTGCGCTGGAACCGCACCGGCTGA
- a CDS encoding carbohydrate porin translates to MTVRLSFRPTLLAALLTSAGLPLAAHAQNSGPQLSFGLTTFADVPTSGDTDDDALYNWRVDIKLNYAEIWSGGSISGHVEYNDGDGYVGLGEGGLVWPTNTFATLPSVTSDNETTLSLTLTQQFSNTTSVSFGKFNVIDLAEAVPLLGGQGQGGFQYLGIGAPGNFVLPPYIFGGVLTVNYAPMIYTLMIYDANNAQGEDFWDDLFDDGVVYNGTATYTTQINGMPGFYSFNIAHSTKKGTDYESLLLSPSDDAFAGTKDGVNYTGVSFQQYLWSDPQNPMVGWGVFGQIGYGDGNPNPLDEMFLLGLGGNSPLYGRQGDRWGIAWSKYNWSDKLGDALGAYGVNLQDESAVEAFYEAALTENWRLGGNIMWVKPSFESYDDYTQVGFRIRATF, encoded by the coding sequence ATGACTGTCCGCCTTTCATTCCGCCCAACGCTGCTTGCCGCCCTGCTGACCTCTGCCGGCCTGCCCCTTGCCGCCCATGCGCAGAACAGCGGGCCGCAACTCAGCTTCGGGCTGACCACCTTCGCGGATGTTCCAACCAGCGGCGACACCGATGACGACGCGCTTTACAACTGGCGGGTCGACATCAAGCTCAACTACGCGGAGATCTGGTCCGGAGGTTCGATCAGCGGGCACGTCGAATACAACGACGGCGACGGCTACGTCGGCCTCGGCGAAGGCGGCCTGGTCTGGCCGACCAACACTTTCGCGACGCTGCCCTCCGTTACCTCGGACAATGAGACCACGCTGTCGCTGACCCTCACGCAGCAGTTCAGCAACACCACCAGCGTCAGCTTCGGCAAGTTCAACGTGATCGATCTGGCCGAGGCGGTGCCGCTTCTGGGCGGACAGGGCCAGGGTGGATTCCAGTACCTCGGCATCGGCGCCCCCGGCAACTTCGTGCTCCCGCCCTACATTTTCGGCGGCGTTCTGACGGTGAACTATGCGCCGATGATCTATACGCTGATGATCTATGATGCGAACAACGCACAAGGCGAGGACTTCTGGGACGATCTCTTCGACGACGGCGTGGTCTACAATGGCACCGCCACCTACACGACCCAGATCAACGGCATGCCCGGCTTTTACAGCTTCAACATTGCCCATTCGACCAAGAAGGGCACCGACTACGAATCCTTGTTGCTTTCGCCCAGCGATGACGCCTTCGCGGGCACCAAGGACGGGGTCAATTACACCGGCGTCAGCTTCCAGCAATACCTCTGGAGCGATCCCCAAAACCCGATGGTCGGCTGGGGCGTCTTTGGCCAGATCGGCTACGGCGATGGCAACCCCAACCCGCTCGACGAGATGTTCCTGTTGGGCCTCGGGGGCAACTCGCCGCTCTACGGGCGGCAGGGGGACCGCTGGGGTATAGCCTGGAGCAAGTACAACTGGTCCGACAAGCTGGGTGACGCGCTGGGGGCCTACGGGGTCAACCTGCAGGACGAGTCGGCGGTCGAGGCCTTCTACGAGGCCGCGCTCACCGAGAACTGGCGCCTCGGCGGCAATATCATGTGGGTCAAGCCGAGCTTCGAAAGCTACGACGACTACACCCAGGTCGGATTCCGCATCCGCGCGACCTTCTGA